The following are from one region of the Stigmatella ashevillena genome:
- a CDS encoding YceI family protein translates to MSVRSAVLMLAALLPLAANAQAVPAASAQTFIFNDELHRDTVAFMLDAPLEVINGLSNQVKGSVVVQNGKASGKFSVPVKSIKTGNDTRDGHLQNDRWLDAAKYPDIVFEFKDVALPGAFEPGKALKVQTKGKFTVHGVSREEPVEVSAFLFKESAETKNRAPGDLLRVRAKFRIPLESYGIKRTEALILKVGETAEVSVDAWGSTQFKP, encoded by the coding sequence ATGTCCGTCCGCTCTGCCGTTCTGATGCTCGCCGCCCTGCTTCCGCTGGCCGCGAATGCTCAAGCCGTCCCTGCTGCGTCAGCCCAGACGTTCATCTTCAACGACGAACTCCACCGCGACACTGTCGCGTTCATGCTCGATGCCCCCCTGGAGGTCATCAATGGCCTGTCCAATCAGGTGAAGGGCTCGGTGGTGGTGCAGAATGGCAAGGCGTCTGGGAAGTTCTCCGTGCCGGTGAAGTCGATCAAGACCGGCAATGACACCCGCGATGGGCACTTGCAGAATGATCGCTGGCTGGACGCGGCCAAGTATCCCGACATTGTCTTCGAGTTCAAGGACGTGGCGCTCCCAGGCGCATTCGAGCCGGGCAAAGCCCTGAAGGTGCAGACGAAGGGCAAGTTCACCGTCCATGGCGTGTCGCGAGAGGAGCCCGTTGAGGTCTCCGCGTTTCTCTTCAAGGAGAGCGCCGAGACGAAGAACCGTGCTCCGGGAGATCTGCTGCGCGTGCGCGCGAAGTTCCGCATTCCACTTGAGTCCTACGGCATCAAGCGGACGGAGGCGTTGATCCTCAAGGTGGGCGAGACCGCGGAGGTCTCCGTCGACGCCTGGGGCTCCACGCAGTTCAAGCCGTAG
- a CDS encoding S9 family peptidase — translation MSFGTLPLLVSLLAVQAQSPKPSQPSATSATLVASTPLPGQPNLLVSGIPPVPSGLERRVHPYLESRSALLLDVADDGKQVLIATRFADVNQLHIVESPMGARTQLTFTPEPIAEAQFLPGTLETLIYRQDVGGGEFFQLYRLDRSTGRSELLTDGKSRHESFKISQDGQWLAYSGTGRNGKDTDVYVAPASNPRQARRVTEAEGAWLPVDFSRDGSKLLVQQVRSVADVDLHVVDLKTNALRQLTPKEGMGGVADALFTPDGQGVYLLTDRYSDFSELYRLELAKAPDTGVPLSLTRSIPWNVEKLVLSPDGRQLALSVNEDGASRIYLVNTRTQALEPVSLPQGVLTELKFPHRRSDTLFFSLTTARSPADVWRLDLRTKKTERWTRSEVGGLNTGAFAEPERVRYASTAGVQVPAYLYLPVGRSGKVPVVTVFHGGPEGQSRPTFNPFVQFLVTELKMAVLLPNVRGSEGYGKAYRAMDDGVKREQSLADIGATLDFIASHPRLDASRVGVYGGSYGGYMVLATAAFFPERIQAVVDVVGISSLPSFLQNTQAYRRDLRRAEYGDERDPEVRKVQERISPLGAVERIRAALYVQQGKNDPRVPQSEAEQVVKAVRARGADVWYMLALDEGHGFNKKPNKDYALTTAFMFLEKHLSPEPSAPPEPK, via the coding sequence ATGAGCTTCGGAACCCTTCCGCTTCTCGTTTCCCTGCTGGCCGTTCAGGCCCAGTCCCCAAAGCCGTCGCAGCCCTCGGCCACTTCCGCCACGCTCGTGGCTTCCACGCCTCTTCCCGGCCAGCCCAACCTGCTGGTGAGCGGAATTCCCCCGGTTCCTTCCGGACTGGAGCGCCGGGTCCATCCGTATCTGGAATCGCGCTCCGCGCTGCTGCTGGATGTGGCGGATGATGGCAAGCAAGTGCTGATCGCCACGCGCTTCGCCGATGTGAATCAGCTCCACATCGTGGAATCGCCCATGGGGGCCCGCACCCAGCTCACCTTCACGCCCGAGCCCATCGCCGAGGCGCAATTTCTTCCTGGCACTCTGGAGACCCTCATCTACCGCCAGGACGTGGGGGGCGGTGAGTTCTTCCAGCTCTACCGGCTCGATCGCAGTACCGGCCGTTCGGAGCTGCTCACCGACGGCAAGAGCCGCCATGAGTCATTCAAGATCTCCCAGGATGGCCAGTGGCTGGCGTACAGCGGCACGGGCCGCAACGGGAAGGACACGGACGTCTACGTCGCGCCTGCCAGCAACCCCCGTCAAGCCCGCCGTGTCACCGAGGCCGAAGGCGCCTGGCTACCCGTCGACTTCTCCCGGGATGGTTCGAAGCTGCTCGTCCAGCAGGTCCGCTCCGTCGCCGACGTAGACCTGCATGTGGTGGACTTGAAGACGAACGCGCTCCGCCAGCTCACCCCCAAAGAAGGCATGGGCGGTGTTGCCGATGCCCTCTTCACGCCGGATGGGCAGGGCGTCTACCTCCTGACAGACCGGTACAGTGACTTCTCGGAACTCTATCGGTTGGAACTGGCCAAGGCGCCTGACACGGGGGTGCCGCTCTCATTGACGAGGTCCATCCCGTGGAATGTGGAAAAGCTGGTGCTCTCTCCGGATGGCCGTCAGCTCGCGCTCAGCGTCAACGAGGACGGCGCCAGCCGGATCTACTTGGTGAACACCCGCACCCAGGCGCTTGAACCGGTCAGCCTGCCCCAGGGCGTGCTGACGGAGCTGAAGTTCCCTCACAGGCGCTCAGACACGTTGTTCTTCTCATTGACGACCGCGCGCTCGCCTGCGGATGTCTGGAGGCTCGACCTGCGGACGAAGAAGACCGAGCGTTGGACTCGCTCGGAAGTGGGGGGACTGAACACGGGTGCCTTCGCTGAGCCGGAGCGAGTGCGGTATGCCTCGACGGCGGGAGTGCAGGTCCCTGCCTACCTCTACCTGCCGGTGGGCAGGAGCGGGAAGGTTCCCGTGGTGACCGTCTTTCACGGAGGCCCTGAAGGCCAGAGCCGGCCCACGTTCAATCCCTTCGTCCAGTTCCTTGTCACGGAACTGAAGATGGCCGTGCTGTTGCCCAACGTGCGCGGTTCGGAGGGCTATGGCAAGGCGTACCGTGCCATGGACGACGGTGTGAAGCGCGAGCAGAGCTTGGCCGACATTGGTGCGACGCTGGATTTTATCGCCTCGCACCCCAGGCTGGACGCCTCCCGCGTAGGCGTCTACGGCGGTTCGTACGGTGGCTACATGGTGTTGGCCACGGCGGCCTTCTTCCCGGAGCGCATCCAGGCGGTTGTGGACGTGGTGGGGATCTCCTCGTTGCCTTCGTTCTTGCAGAACACCCAGGCGTACCGGCGGGACTTACGCCGTGCGGAATACGGTGACGAGCGAGACCCAGAGGTCCGCAAGGTGCAGGAGCGCATCTCGCCCCTGGGGGCCGTGGAGCGCATTCGAGCCGCGCTCTATGTGCAGCAGGGAAAAAACGACCCGCGCGTGCCGCAGTCAGAAGCGGAGCAGGTGGTGAAGGCGGTGAGGGCTCGGGGCGCGGACGTCTGGTACATGCTCGCGCTCGATGAGGGGCATGGCTTCAACAAGAAGCCGAACAAGGACTACGCGTTGACGACGGCGTTCATGTTCCTGGAAAAGCACCTGAGCCCGGAGCCGTCCGCTCCTCCAGAACCGAAGTAA
- a CDS encoding DUF5011 domain-containing protein encodes MGPVFTQAALAPGLRYRLTLQGGVQRGDLETSKALQLSVNGGADWFRPEPLPSQLTAHEAIYIVMGQGVPLAARLLAPPLPGTPETLTLTLELLPPAPKCQASTECDDGNACTVDTCTSEGACEHEQVLCVAGTACTPDPGAAVPPSSENEAPAPSDDTCVDATWPSLVVNGALDMTLECGVDAWMDPGASAMDACGAVPVRTYNSGHDAYGPGPNPCAEGTYSVQYIAWNALGYTTKAIRAVKVDDRTPPTLKLKGPAFMTHPCGSQWQDPGVEAFDACYGYIAPEVKWQGEVNGWIEGTYTKVYTLTDSGGNAALPVSRTIQVVHCPWK; translated from the coding sequence GTGGGCCCCGTCTTCACCCAAGCGGCCCTGGCCCCAGGCCTCCGCTACCGGCTCACCCTCCAAGGCGGAGTCCAGCGGGGAGACCTGGAGACCTCGAAAGCGCTCCAGCTGAGCGTAAACGGGGGAGCGGACTGGTTCCGTCCCGAGCCCCTCCCCTCCCAGCTCACGGCCCACGAGGCCATCTACATCGTCATGGGACAGGGAGTTCCCCTGGCGGCACGCCTCCTGGCTCCCCCCCTCCCGGGCACCCCGGAAACACTCACGCTGACCCTCGAGCTCCTGCCTCCCGCCCCCAAGTGCCAGGCGAGCACCGAATGCGATGACGGCAACGCCTGTACGGTGGACACGTGCACCTCGGAGGGGGCGTGTGAACACGAACAAGTGCTCTGTGTGGCAGGCACCGCCTGCACGCCGGACCCGGGAGCCGCCGTTCCTCCCTCCAGCGAAAACGAAGCCCCTGCTCCCAGCGACGACACCTGTGTGGATGCCACCTGGCCTTCGCTGGTAGTCAACGGCGCGCTCGACATGACGCTGGAGTGTGGGGTGGATGCCTGGATGGACCCCGGCGCCTCGGCGATGGATGCATGCGGTGCCGTCCCGGTGCGAACCTACAACTCAGGCCACGATGCATACGGTCCAGGGCCTAACCCGTGCGCCGAAGGCACCTACTCGGTCCAGTACATCGCCTGGAACGCCCTCGGCTACACGACAAAGGCCATCCGCGCCGTGAAGGTGGATGACCGGACACCACCCACGCTGAAACTCAAGGGGCCTGCCTTCATGACCCACCCTTGTGGAAGCCAGTGGCAGGATCCCGGCGTCGAGGCATTCGATGCCTGCTACGGGTACATCGCGCCCGAGGTGAAGTGGCAGGGCGAGGTGAATGGTTGGATAGAGGGCACGTACACCAAGGTCTACACCTTGACGGACAGTGGCGGAAACGCCGCTCTGCCCGTCAGCCGCACCATCCAGGTCGTCCACTGCCCTTGGAAGTAG
- a CDS encoding trifunctional serine/threonine-protein kinase/ATP-binding protein/sensor histidine kinase has translation MSTFSGYTLLDEVAQFRGAVLLRGMHAEQGLPVLLKILKDDYPSPSAIARLKAEFELIRELRLPGVLEPVGFAHSDHRAALIFENFTATSLRRLITVGPMDFARFLQIALPLADTLGELHRRDIIHKSLTPEGVLVDAETGRIKLTDFSLATRLERGPQGPGNLQHVAERLAYLSPEQTGRMNRAVDARSDLYALGVVLYEMLTGVKPFSATDPIELIHGHIARQPLPPEAHRPGCPPVLSHMVLKLLAKMAEDRYQSAPGLAADLREASRRLKGASWLEDFPLGQQDISSAFSIPGKLYGRERELKQLLAAVERVSIGSVELLLMSGYAGIGKTSLVNELHRHLVVRRGSIASGKFDQLHRNVPYSSLAQAFRQHLRALLTEEPSAVAAWKDRLLEAVSPNGRLLADLLPELEVLLGPQPSVPELPSAESQARFHRVFEQLIAALTGPEHPLVLFLDDMQWADSASLALLQQLLVNPASRSLLLLCAYRDNEVSPAHPFMLLADQLRQEGQPVIELHVGPLTPRDVRQLLAETLGVEPEAVEALANTLLAKTQGNPFFIKQLLHSLHASGLFSFDHGARRWQWALEPIAKAPHTENVLTLMAEKLRRLPREVQEVLKLAACVGNLFDVLTLSRISETSLETVEPLLWEAAREGLLIPGSDAHEKLHSSAEGERYRFLHDRVQQAAYSLIAVDDRPAVHLKIGRLLWRQQAPPEGPGFGVIDQLNLGLEVLHNEAERQAVAQLNLQAGRRAKASSAYASAAAYFRIGRRLLGWDGWQTRFELLWLLTVELAECEYLLTRFPEAEALFDLAMARARTRLQMTQVYTTKIILYTTLGKYLEACRCGVAALRLFEVDWPEDDAAVSAALERERQEIEAHLRGRKLEELEALPEETDPDRLALGMVLAYLISPFFQGFENKAREQLITCTLVNQVLRTGKHSDAGAYGLASYAHLLASAKDYANSHALGKLAIEVAERHGFNMSKRRNYNIFGGLINHWTQPARTSSAYLLRAFKLLSESGDLAYSVYACCNLISLAAVRGDPLEQVDGELQRYFDFVRQSQNSQYIQDLLVYRHWIRCLKGQLQKPWSLPGDRENTRPSRLWPLHQMKILYMAGRHQEALEAGVESERSTSATAAGTLLVPESRFYFALSIAAAGRGPRGEDLRELLPPFIEDFRSWALGCPANFRQQQVLLQAEWARLSGQDLEAMSLYDEAVKAAGESGYLHIEALSNELAGRFHLHGGRTRVAQSYLREARYAYARWGATALVAELEARYPELLGRRAAGGEEAPVASAELTGSVLDLMTVTWSSQVLSGELHLRSLLEKLIRLVMEHAGSQRSVLLLSRENGLFIEAEATVDQPEATVLQSHPVSSAQSLPKSVINYVAHSRDCLVLRDALSTPPYQSDPYVRAHRTRSILCLPVLAHKKLVGLLYLEHHLATDVFTSDRLQVLTLLSAQAAISIENALLYNTLEQRVEARTRELNEKNDQLVVTLHRLRETQQLLVEKEKLASLGSMTAAIAHEVKNPLNFINNFAQLAQEQASELRTEMDKLGQSPSPDKLEEIRDMTKHLVTLTSKIDEHGKRVDRIINSMRQHSSGSRASRVPVDLNRLLAEHVSLIAQGLRMREPLLEVQLTESYDSTLGLVGVAPGELGQVIVNLVNNAYQAVIARHRKAPGEPPRVKVSSRNLGSHAEVRIWDNGVGIAPEARSKIFSPFFTTKKPGEGTGLGLSLSYNIVVQSHGGELRFESEPGLGTEFIVTLPRS, from the coding sequence ATGAGCACCTTCTCTGGATACACATTGCTGGACGAGGTCGCTCAATTCCGAGGTGCCGTGCTTCTGCGCGGCATGCACGCCGAGCAGGGGCTCCCGGTCCTCCTCAAGATCCTGAAGGACGACTATCCCTCCCCGTCTGCCATTGCCCGGCTGAAGGCCGAGTTCGAGCTCATCCGCGAGTTGAGGCTACCGGGGGTGTTGGAACCTGTCGGCTTCGCGCACAGCGACCACCGGGCCGCGCTCATCTTCGAGAACTTCACGGCCACCTCCTTGCGGCGGCTCATCACCGTCGGCCCGATGGACTTCGCGCGGTTTCTCCAGATCGCCTTGCCGCTGGCGGACACGCTCGGCGAGTTGCACCGGCGCGACATCATCCACAAGAGTCTCACCCCCGAAGGCGTGCTCGTCGATGCGGAGACGGGCCGCATCAAGCTCACCGACTTCAGCCTCGCTACCCGGCTGGAGCGGGGCCCCCAAGGGCCCGGCAACCTTCAGCACGTGGCGGAGCGGCTGGCCTACCTCTCGCCGGAGCAAACCGGCCGGATGAACCGCGCCGTCGATGCCCGATCCGATCTGTATGCGCTGGGCGTTGTCCTCTACGAGATGCTGACCGGGGTCAAGCCCTTCTCGGCCACCGATCCCATCGAGCTGATTCACGGCCACATCGCCCGGCAGCCCTTGCCTCCAGAGGCCCACCGTCCTGGCTGCCCTCCGGTGCTCTCGCACATGGTGCTCAAGCTCCTGGCCAAGATGGCGGAGGATCGCTACCAGAGCGCCCCGGGGCTCGCGGCGGACCTCCGGGAGGCGTCCCGGCGCCTGAAAGGCGCCTCATGGCTCGAAGATTTTCCCCTCGGTCAGCAGGACATCTCCTCGGCATTCTCCATTCCCGGGAAGCTCTATGGCCGCGAGCGCGAGCTGAAACAGCTGTTGGCGGCGGTAGAGCGGGTGTCCATCGGAAGCGTCGAGTTGCTTTTGATGTCGGGCTATGCGGGCATCGGCAAGACGTCGCTCGTCAACGAACTGCACAGGCACCTGGTGGTCCGGCGAGGTTCCATCGCCTCTGGGAAGTTTGATCAGCTCCATCGCAACGTGCCCTACTCCTCGCTGGCCCAGGCCTTCCGCCAGCACCTTCGCGCGTTGCTCACCGAAGAGCCCTCCGCGGTGGCCGCCTGGAAGGACCGCCTCCTGGAGGCCGTCTCACCCAATGGCCGCCTGCTGGCAGATCTCCTCCCCGAGTTGGAGGTGCTGCTGGGCCCCCAGCCCTCTGTCCCTGAGCTGCCCTCCGCGGAGTCCCAGGCCCGCTTCCACCGGGTGTTCGAGCAGCTCATCGCCGCGCTCACCGGCCCAGAACACCCCTTGGTCCTGTTCCTGGACGACATGCAGTGGGCGGACTCCGCCTCGCTCGCGCTGCTTCAGCAGCTCCTCGTGAATCCGGCCTCCAGAAGTCTGCTGCTCCTGTGTGCCTACCGGGACAACGAGGTTTCTCCCGCCCATCCGTTCATGCTGCTGGCGGACCAACTGCGCCAGGAAGGCCAACCCGTCATCGAACTCCATGTGGGTCCTCTGACCCCGAGAGATGTGCGCCAACTGCTGGCGGAGACGCTGGGAGTGGAGCCAGAAGCCGTGGAGGCCCTGGCCAATACCCTGCTGGCCAAGACCCAGGGGAATCCCTTCTTCATCAAGCAGCTGCTGCACTCCCTGCATGCCAGCGGACTGTTCTCCTTCGATCATGGTGCTCGCCGCTGGCAATGGGCGCTGGAGCCCATCGCGAAGGCCCCTCACACGGAGAATGTGCTGACCCTGATGGCGGAGAAGCTTCGGCGCCTGCCGCGAGAGGTTCAGGAGGTGCTCAAGCTGGCGGCTTGCGTGGGCAATCTGTTCGACGTGCTGACCCTGTCACGCATCAGCGAGACCTCCCTGGAGACTGTCGAGCCGCTTCTCTGGGAGGCCGCCCGGGAGGGCTTGCTCATTCCAGGCAGTGACGCCCACGAGAAGCTCCACAGCTCAGCGGAAGGGGAGCGCTACCGCTTCCTTCACGACCGGGTGCAGCAGGCGGCATACTCGCTGATCGCCGTGGACGACCGGCCCGCGGTCCATCTGAAGATCGGCCGACTGCTGTGGCGCCAACAGGCTCCTCCAGAAGGGCCCGGCTTCGGCGTCATCGATCAGCTCAACCTCGGGCTGGAAGTGCTGCACAACGAGGCGGAGCGGCAGGCCGTCGCCCAGTTGAACCTCCAAGCCGGCCGCCGCGCGAAGGCTTCGAGCGCGTATGCCTCGGCGGCGGCATACTTCAGGATCGGCCGCCGGCTTCTGGGCTGGGACGGCTGGCAGACCCGCTTCGAGCTGCTCTGGCTGCTCACGGTGGAACTGGCGGAATGTGAGTACCTCCTCACCCGCTTCCCGGAAGCGGAGGCATTGTTCGACCTGGCGATGGCGCGCGCCCGGACCCGGCTTCAGATGACCCAGGTCTACACGACCAAGATCATCCTCTACACCACCCTGGGCAAATACCTGGAAGCCTGCCGGTGCGGTGTCGCGGCCCTGCGGCTCTTCGAGGTGGACTGGCCAGAAGACGATGCCGCCGTGAGCGCCGCGCTGGAGCGGGAGCGGCAGGAGATCGAAGCGCACCTGCGAGGGCGCAAACTCGAAGAACTGGAGGCCCTACCAGAAGAGACGGACCCTGACCGGCTCGCCCTGGGCATGGTCCTGGCCTACCTCATCTCGCCCTTCTTCCAAGGCTTCGAGAACAAGGCGCGCGAACAGCTCATCACGTGCACGCTGGTCAATCAGGTCCTCCGGACAGGGAAACACTCGGACGCGGGGGCCTATGGCCTGGCCAGCTACGCGCACCTGCTGGCCAGCGCGAAGGATTACGCCAACAGCCATGCCCTGGGGAAGCTGGCCATCGAGGTGGCCGAGCGGCACGGCTTCAACATGTCGAAGCGCCGCAACTACAACATCTTCGGCGGCCTCATCAACCACTGGACCCAGCCCGCCCGAACCAGTTCGGCCTATCTGCTCCGGGCCTTCAAGCTGCTGAGCGAGTCGGGAGACCTCGCCTACAGTGTGTATGCTTGCTGCAACCTCATCTCGCTCGCGGCCGTCCGCGGCGATCCGCTGGAGCAAGTCGACGGAGAGCTCCAGCGGTATTTCGACTTCGTCCGCCAAAGCCAGAACTCGCAGTACATTCAGGATCTCCTCGTCTACCGCCATTGGATCCGCTGCCTGAAGGGTCAGCTCCAAAAGCCCTGGAGCCTGCCCGGAGACCGCGAAAACACGCGCCCCTCCCGCCTCTGGCCCTTGCATCAGATGAAGATCCTCTACATGGCGGGCCGCCACCAGGAGGCGCTCGAGGCGGGTGTCGAATCCGAGCGGAGCACGTCCGCCACTGCGGCAGGAACGCTCCTGGTTCCCGAAAGCCGCTTCTACTTCGCGCTGTCGATCGCAGCGGCCGGGCGAGGTCCCCGTGGCGAAGATCTCCGCGAACTGCTGCCCCCATTCATCGAGGATTTTCGATCCTGGGCCCTGGGCTGTCCCGCCAACTTCCGCCAGCAGCAGGTATTGCTCCAAGCGGAGTGGGCCCGCCTGTCCGGACAGGACCTTGAGGCCATGTCCCTGTACGACGAGGCCGTCAAGGCCGCGGGCGAGAGTGGCTATCTCCACATTGAAGCCCTGAGCAACGAGCTGGCGGGCCGGTTCCACTTGCACGGTGGCCGAACACGGGTGGCCCAGAGCTACCTGCGAGAGGCCCGCTATGCCTACGCCCGATGGGGAGCAACGGCCCTGGTCGCGGAACTCGAGGCGCGCTACCCCGAGCTGCTCGGGCGGCGCGCCGCCGGTGGTGAGGAAGCCCCGGTGGCTTCCGCCGAACTCACCGGGAGCGTGCTGGACTTGATGACGGTCACCTGGTCTTCCCAGGTGCTCTCGGGCGAATTGCACTTGCGGAGCCTGCTGGAGAAGCTCATCCGCCTCGTGATGGAGCACGCCGGTTCCCAGCGCTCGGTGCTCCTGCTCTCGCGGGAGAACGGGCTGTTCATCGAAGCCGAGGCCACCGTCGACCAGCCCGAGGCCACCGTCCTACAATCGCATCCCGTCAGCTCGGCCCAGTCCCTCCCCAAGTCCGTCATCAACTATGTGGCGCATTCGAGGGACTGCCTGGTGCTGAGGGATGCCCTGAGCACCCCTCCCTATCAGTCCGATCCGTATGTGAGGGCGCATAGGACTCGCTCCATCCTGTGCCTGCCAGTGCTCGCCCATAAGAAACTCGTCGGACTGCTCTACCTGGAGCACCATCTGGCGACGGACGTCTTCACCAGCGACCGGCTCCAGGTGCTGACGCTCCTCTCGGCACAGGCCGCCATCTCCATCGAGAACGCCCTGCTCTACAACACGCTCGAGCAGCGGGTCGAAGCGCGGACGCGGGAACTCAACGAGAAGAACGATCAGCTCGTCGTTACCCTGCACCGGCTGCGAGAGACCCAGCAATTGCTGGTGGAGAAAGAGAAGCTCGCCTCCCTCGGGTCCATGACCGCGGCCATCGCACACGAAGTGAAGAACCCTCTCAACTTCATCAACAACTTCGCGCAGCTCGCACAAGAGCAGGCCAGCGAACTGCGAACCGAGATGGACAAGCTCGGCCAATCTCCGTCCCCGGACAAGCTCGAGGAGATCCGGGACATGACGAAACACTTGGTAACGCTCACCTCGAAGATCGACGAGCACGGCAAGCGCGTGGATCGGATCATCAACTCCATGCGACAGCACTCCTCCGGGAGCCGCGCATCCCGGGTGCCGGTGGACCTGAACCGGCTGCTCGCCGAGCACGTCAGCTTGATTGCCCAGGGGTTGCGGATGCGAGAGCCCTTGCTGGAAGTGCAGCTCACGGAGAGCTACGACTCGACGCTCGGGCTGGTAGGCGTGGCTCCAGGAGAGCTGGGCCAGGTCATCGTCAATCTGGTGAACAATGCTTACCAGGCCGTCATCGCCCGGCACCGCAAAGCCCCAGGAGAGCCCCCCCGGGTCAAGGTGAGTTCGCGAAACCTGGGCTCACATGCCGAGGTGCGCATCTGGGACAATGGGGTGGGCATCGCGCCGGAGGCCCGAAGCAAGATCTTCAGCCCCTTCTTCACCACCAAGAAGCCGGGAGAGGGAACCGGTCTGGGCCTCTCCCTCAGCTACAACATCGTCGTCCAGAGCCATGGGGGAGAGCTGCGCTTCGAAAGCGAGCCGGGGCTCGGCACGGAGTTCATCGTCACGTTGCCCCGAAGCTGA
- a CDS encoding YcaO-like family protein: MLRLPAGWAHASSYRSVPPEETVARLRPLLPVLGITRVANVTGLDVVGVPVVMVCRPNSRSLAVFQGKGVDLASAQASGVMEAVEHYHAERILSPLKLASFQELRFTHALVDVESLPRASARDFHPHLRLLWIEGHELLSGTPVWLPFELVHTNYTLPFPPGSGTFLPSSNGLASGNHWMEALSHGLCEVVERDAVTLWFLSSAERRERSQLALETVADPECRQVLARFAEAGLEVAAWEVTSDVGIPVFLCALLEPVDSLRRVGSVLGMGCHPAREVALRRALTEAAQVRLTAIAGSRDDLSRRYYARVRETPWLELLRAGMGTRPGRDFGEVPTRKDASLEEALDWMLERLRGAGLNQVVVVDLTRPEFQIPVVRVVIPGLEGPSSMPISVPGARARHRLEGTRW, encoded by the coding sequence ATGCTCCGGCTTCCGGCAGGGTGGGCTCATGCGAGCTCCTACCGCTCTGTTCCTCCCGAGGAGACGGTCGCGCGGCTGCGTCCGCTCCTCCCGGTGTTGGGTATCACCCGGGTGGCGAACGTCACGGGCCTGGACGTTGTCGGCGTCCCCGTCGTGATGGTGTGCCGCCCCAACTCCCGGTCGCTGGCGGTCTTCCAGGGCAAGGGGGTGGATCTGGCCTCGGCCCAGGCGTCCGGTGTGATGGAGGCCGTGGAGCACTACCATGCCGAGCGGATTCTCTCGCCGCTCAAGCTCGCCAGTTTCCAGGAACTGCGCTTCACGCACGCGCTCGTGGACGTGGAGTCCTTGCCGCGGGCCTCGGCGCGGGATTTCCATCCTCACCTGCGCCTGCTCTGGATCGAAGGGCATGAGCTGCTGAGCGGCACGCCGGTATGGCTGCCGTTCGAGTTGGTTCACACCAACTACACGCTCCCCTTTCCCCCCGGCAGCGGCACCTTCCTGCCCAGCTCGAATGGATTGGCCTCGGGCAACCACTGGATGGAGGCGCTCAGCCATGGCCTCTGCGAGGTGGTAGAGCGGGACGCGGTCACGCTGTGGTTCCTGAGCAGCGCCGAGAGGCGGGAACGGAGCCAGTTGGCCCTGGAGACCGTGGCGGATCCGGAGTGCCGTCAGGTCCTGGCGCGTTTCGCGGAGGCCGGCTTGGAGGTGGCCGCATGGGAGGTCACCTCGGATGTGGGCATTCCTGTCTTCCTGTGTGCACTCCTGGAGCCGGTGGATTCCCTCCGGAGGGTGGGCTCCGTGCTCGGGATGGGGTGCCATCCCGCCAGGGAGGTCGCCCTGCGGAGGGCGCTCACGGAGGCAGCGCAGGTTCGGTTGACCGCCATCGCGGGCTCTCGGGACGACTTGAGCAGGCGTTACTACGCGCGCGTTCGGGAGACGCCGTGGCTGGAGTTGTTGCGCGCGGGGATGGGGACGCGGCCGGGGCGTGACTTTGGTGAGGTGCCCACCCGGAAGGACGCTTCCCTGGAAGAGGCCCTGGACTGGATGCTCGAGCGCCTGAGAGGCGCTGGGCTGAATCAGGTGGTGGTGGTGGACCTGACCCGGCCGGAGTTCCAGATTCCCGTGGTGCGGGTGGTCATTCCCGGGCTCGAGGGGCCCTCGTCGATGCCCATCTCTGTTCCTGGAGCCCGTGCACGCCATCGTTTGGAAGGGACGCGGTGGTGA